The Synechococcus sp. MW101C3 genome has a segment encoding these proteins:
- a CDS encoding NIL domain-containing protein — translation MKRRLTLHFPRQAVHQPITYRLAVDFDIAAKILRAQVAPNQSGTMVVELSGDIDELDAAELWLESLGLSLDRAPGEIRIDPARCVDCGICSSVCPSGALSSAPPDWRLSFDAQRCLVCEQCIPSCPLEAIALVLEPR, via the coding sequence TTGAAGCGCCGCCTCACCCTTCACTTCCCGCGCCAGGCGGTGCATCAGCCGATCACCTACCGCCTGGCGGTGGATTTCGACATCGCCGCCAAGATCCTGCGCGCCCAGGTGGCCCCCAACCAGAGCGGCACCATGGTGGTGGAGCTCTCCGGCGACATCGACGAGCTTGACGCCGCCGAGCTGTGGCTGGAAAGCCTTGGCCTCTCGCTCGATCGCGCCCCCGGGGAGATCCGCATCGACCCAGCCCGCTGCGTCGACTGCGGCATCTGCTCCAGCGTCTGCCCCAGTGGCGCCCTTAGCAGTGCGCCACCCGATTGGCGGCTTAGCTTCGATGCCCAACGCTGCCTGGTCTGCGAACAGTGCATCCCCAGCTGTCCGCTCGAAGCGATCGCGCTGGTGCTGGAGCCCCGATGA
- a CDS encoding thioredoxin domain-containing protein, protein MTEPPIDPISSPPLGRRERMVLAGLAALLALVLFFARGWLQPQAPLEQLARRSLELPVALANGRPTILEFYADWCESCRTMAPAMEAVESQNRGKLNVVLLNVDNPRWGPELDCFEVNGIPQLELFNRKGQPIGRSLGLRSPAELAAITIALLDDKPLPRLAGVGKSSGLEQGPQSSDPAAVGPRSHG, encoded by the coding sequence ATGACTGAACCGCCCATCGACCCCATTTCCTCACCACCACTGGGGCGCCGCGAACGCATGGTGCTGGCCGGCCTGGCTGCCCTGCTGGCACTGGTGCTGTTCTTCGCGCGCGGGTGGCTGCAACCGCAGGCGCCGCTGGAGCAGCTGGCGCGGCGGTCGCTGGAGCTGCCGGTGGCGCTGGCGAATGGACGGCCCACGATCCTGGAGTTCTACGCCGATTGGTGTGAGTCGTGCCGCACGATGGCTCCAGCGATGGAGGCGGTGGAAAGCCAGAACCGCGGGAAGCTGAACGTGGTGCTGCTGAATGTGGACAACCCGCGCTGGGGCCCGGAGCTGGATTGTTTTGAGGTGAACGGCATCCCACAGCTGGAGCTGTTCAACCGCAAGGGCCAACCGATCGGCCGCTCGCTGGGCCTGCGCAGCCCGGCGGAACTGGCCGCGATCACGATCGCCCTGCTCGACGACAAACCGTTGCCGCGCCTGGCCGGCGTCGGCAAGAGCAGTGGACTGGAGCAGGGCCCGCAAAGCAGCGACCCCGCCGCCGTCGGCCCACGCAGCCACGGCTGA
- the thyX gene encoding FAD-dependent thymidylate synthase, with amino-acid sequence MDPRFRVELIAATPNPQQCVYAGMHQDYSEGFVAADRANWPDETKAGEICVKRLLAGERGHYGPLEHAQIVLNVGWFPHSVMQQARTHRVGVSFDVQSMRYTGDRIRKAANGEIDLEEVFYLRPVGAYSDRQGKKYIYDETQRGIDLELCRAAAGRYRDLLDAGYAEEHARGILPFDYRQHFVVSFTLRAFLHFLDLRAKLDAQQEIRELCDLMWPHLQDWVPQFAEWYEKSRLHKARLAP; translated from the coding sequence ATGGATCCCCGCTTCCGGGTTGAGCTGATCGCCGCCACCCCGAACCCGCAGCAGTGCGTGTACGCCGGCATGCATCAGGACTACAGCGAGGGCTTCGTGGCCGCCGACCGCGCCAACTGGCCCGATGAAACCAAGGCTGGTGAGATCTGCGTGAAGCGCCTGCTGGCCGGCGAACGCGGCCACTACGGCCCGCTCGAGCACGCCCAGATTGTGCTGAACGTGGGCTGGTTCCCCCATTCCGTGATGCAACAGGCGCGCACCCATCGCGTGGGCGTGAGCTTTGATGTGCAGTCGATGAGATACACGGGCGACAGGATTCGCAAGGCCGCTAATGGTGAAATTGACCTGGAAGAAGTGTTCTACTTAAGGCCCGTGGGCGCCTATAGCGACCGCCAAGGCAAGAAATACATCTACGACGAAACGCAGCGGGGCATCGATCTGGAGCTCTGCCGTGCTGCAGCGGGGCGTTACCGCGATCTGCTGGATGCCGGCTATGCGGAAGAGCACGCCCGCGGCATCCTGCCGTTCGACTACCGCCAACACTTTGTGGTGAGCTTCACCCTGCGCGCGTTCCTGCACTTCCTCGATCTACGCGCCAAGCTCGATGCCCAGCAGGAGATCCGCGAACTCTGCGATCTGATGTGGCCCCACCTGCAGGATTGGGTGCCGCAGTTTGCGGAGTGGTACGAGAAGAGCCGGCTGCATAAGGCGCGGTTGGCGCCTTGA
- a CDS encoding glycosyltransferase gives MRIAIIGLGSRGDVQPHVALGVGLKRSGHSVRVVTSSDFGELVRAHGLEFCDTGVSTEAIASEMHDLLEAGNFLKIMAAMGVSAERVAVQAATNGLAACDGVDVILSGLGGLFVAQALAEKLAVPFVQAYLYPFSPTSAFPGVLTPVPQTPLTSWANAPSHRVTQQMLWQSSRSADATVRVKVLGLKPSGFWGPFAALAGAGHWCLYGYSAHVIPVPQDWPSRNHVTGYWFLEPSEDWHPPAELVAFLDGRPAPVYVGFGSMGSTNPEATAELVLESLQRTGQRGVLSSGWGGLTTNDLPDSVCMVGSIPHAWLFPRMAAIVHHGGAGTTAAALSAGVPSIVTPVLGDQGFWARRVSDLGVGPTCVPRRKLTVERLSEAIEVAVSDDTIRAKATTLGERIRAEDGVSTAVELIERWVERAG, from the coding sequence GTGCGAATCGCAATCATTGGGCTGGGTAGTCGAGGCGATGTGCAGCCGCACGTTGCGCTCGGGGTGGGGCTCAAGCGGTCGGGGCATTCCGTTCGCGTTGTCACATCCAGCGACTTTGGCGAGCTCGTGCGGGCTCATGGGCTGGAGTTCTGCGACACGGGGGTGAGCACCGAGGCGATCGCCAGCGAGATGCATGACCTCCTGGAAGCGGGCAACTTTCTGAAGATCATGGCCGCGATGGGGGTGTCGGCAGAACGGGTGGCGGTCCAGGCGGCCACGAATGGTCTCGCCGCCTGCGACGGCGTCGACGTGATCCTGAGTGGTCTGGGTGGGCTGTTTGTTGCACAGGCGCTCGCAGAGAAGCTTGCTGTTCCGTTCGTGCAGGCCTACCTGTACCCGTTTTCGCCAACCAGCGCGTTTCCGGGCGTGCTCACGCCAGTCCCTCAGACGCCGCTCACGTCCTGGGCGAACGCTCCCTCCCATCGCGTCACCCAGCAGATGCTGTGGCAATCGTCGCGATCGGCGGACGCCACCGTTCGGGTGAAGGTTCTGGGTCTCAAGCCGTCGGGCTTCTGGGGGCCGTTCGCTGCGCTGGCTGGCGCGGGCCACTGGTGCCTGTATGGATACAGCGCGCACGTGATCCCGGTGCCGCAGGATTGGCCGTCCCGGAACCATGTCACGGGCTACTGGTTCCTTGAGCCTTCAGAGGATTGGCATCCGCCGGCAGAGCTGGTGGCCTTCCTGGATGGGAGGCCAGCTCCGGTGTACGTCGGGTTCGGAAGCATGGGAAGCACGAACCCGGAGGCGACGGCAGAGCTGGTGCTGGAGTCGCTGCAGCGGACCGGCCAGCGTGGTGTGCTCTCCTCCGGCTGGGGCGGGCTCACAACGAACGATCTGCCCGATTCCGTGTGCATGGTGGGGTCAATCCCACACGCTTGGTTGTTCCCGCGCATGGCGGCCATCGTGCACCACGGCGGCGCCGGCACCACAGCCGCAGCCTTGTCGGCTGGCGTGCCGTCCATCGTCACGCCTGTGCTGGGCGATCAGGGCTTCTGGGCCAGGCGTGTCAGCGACCTGGGAGTCGGGCCGACGTGCGTACCTCGGCGCAAGCTCACTGTTGAACGTCTGAGTGAGGCCATCGAGGTTGCTGTCAGTGATGACACGATCCGCGCCAAGGCAACCACGCTCGGTGAGCGGATTCGGGCGGAGGATGGAGTTTCAACGGCTGTCGAGCTGATCGAGCGGTGGGTTGAGAGGGCTGGGTAA
- a CDS encoding GNAT family N-acetyltransferase yields the protein MLFAREEAVADIAIRHVEQDDYQPIILIVDEWWGGRPMAAMLPKLFFVHFRSTSFTAVADGQIVGFLIGFVSQTFPDQAYIHFIGVHPARRGEGLGRRLYEHFFATAASLGCRTARCVTAPVNRNSIAFHRRLGFSLLDSDHKVGGVPVAVGYDGEGEDRVIFTKDLDSLDSQRWKDQPRD from the coding sequence GTGCTGTTTGCTAGGGAGGAGGCTGTGGCGGACATAGCCATCAGACATGTAGAGCAGGACGACTACCAACCGATCATCTTGATCGTTGATGAATGGTGGGGTGGTCGGCCGATGGCCGCCATGCTCCCCAAGCTCTTCTTCGTTCACTTCCGCTCCACCAGCTTCACCGCCGTAGCGGATGGACAGATCGTTGGGTTCCTCATCGGGTTCGTTTCGCAGACCTTTCCCGACCAGGCCTACATCCACTTCATTGGCGTGCACCCCGCGCGACGTGGAGAAGGGTTAGGACGCCGCCTCTACGAGCATTTCTTTGCCACGGCCGCCTCGCTTGGCTGTCGCACTGCTCGATGCGTCACCGCTCCTGTCAATCGCAACTCGATTGCCTTCCATCGTCGCCTTGGCTTCTCTCTCCTCGACTCCGACCACAAGGTCGGCGGCGTGCCCGTGGCTGTGGGCTACGACGGTGAAGGTGAAGACCGTGTCATTTTCACGAAGGATCTGGATAGTCTTGACAGCCAGCGTTGGAAAGATCAACCAAGGGATTGA
- a CDS encoding SIR2 family protein — protein MTATDIASVLRSAASTAGWSLCVGAGTSRGAFPTWDGLVETLFEAWVHSPGTNPVEEPAKLISILRKESAADALIQAAQDRLLLDDNSFALWLAEELYRNLRSKLSDREWSTTSRILSAKNPGEIDFDCWNEFTPIRAAHFSACSASAIANVVSPLFGTELAPSSVLSFNAEPLLFGLINHSTRLLLGASPEPGALRKTMDVVTRSTSNIRPTRIPYVYCHGLLPVPGILQGPRQPFTSEDKLVFSESQYLALSNQAYSWQSSTFLSAATTSHLVFIGVSLSDPNMRRWLSWAHSVRQSELLAIDSNHRGDSTRHWWLRTRPRTTPGDRKHAESWIESSVSHLGIRIVWLDDWDDVEMALSRMLGK, from the coding sequence TTGACCGCAACGGACATTGCCTCTGTGCTTCGCTCGGCTGCAAGTACAGCTGGATGGAGCCTTTGTGTAGGCGCAGGTACTTCCCGTGGTGCCTTCCCAACTTGGGATGGTCTGGTCGAGACATTATTTGAAGCATGGGTTCACTCTCCTGGAACTAATCCAGTGGAAGAGCCAGCGAAGCTGATATCGATTCTGCGCAAGGAGTCTGCAGCAGATGCATTAATTCAGGCCGCTCAGGATCGATTGCTATTGGATGATAATAGCTTTGCTCTGTGGCTTGCTGAGGAACTCTACCGAAACTTGAGATCGAAACTCAGTGATCGGGAATGGTCAACCACCTCGAGAATCCTAAGTGCAAAAAACCCTGGGGAAATCGACTTTGATTGCTGGAATGAATTTACACCCATCCGAGCTGCTCATTTTAGTGCATGTTCAGCGTCGGCAATTGCAAATGTGGTATCTCCCCTCTTTGGGACAGAATTGGCACCCTCCAGCGTATTGTCGTTCAACGCAGAGCCGCTGCTGTTTGGGCTGATCAATCATTCGACTCGATTGCTTCTCGGTGCAAGCCCTGAGCCAGGGGCTCTCCGTAAAACCATGGATGTTGTGACACGATCTACATCCAACATCCGCCCAACGAGAATTCCCTACGTCTATTGCCATGGTTTACTCCCGGTTCCAGGTATCTTGCAAGGTCCCCGCCAGCCGTTTACTAGCGAGGACAAGCTTGTTTTTTCTGAGTCGCAGTACCTAGCACTGTCGAATCAAGCGTATTCATGGCAGTCATCCACTTTTTTGTCAGCAGCAACTACATCTCACTTGGTCTTCATTGGAGTCTCTCTTTCGGATCCAAATATGAGACGATGGCTTTCGTGGGCACACTCAGTTCGACAAAGTGAATTGCTTGCGATTGATTCAAATCACAGAGGAGATTCTACGCGACATTGGTGGCTACGAACTCGCCCTCGCACGACACCAGGAGATCGAAAGCATGCTGAGAGCTGGATTGAATCCTCTGTCTCTCATCTCGGAATCCGCATTGTCTGGCTGGATGACTGGGATGACGTCGAGATGGCTTTGAGTAGAATGCTAGGCAAATGA
- a CDS encoding STAS-like domain-containing protein — protein MSKIRGRGEAVRNFILANVKEHPSDIVKIAMAKFECSRQAIHKHIQHLIEEGAVTETGTTRNKRYALAPLVECDLSFEIDTQLAEDIVWDREVAPKLGPMAENVKSIWYYGFTEIFNNAIDHSSGTHISVHISKTAAETEIAILDNGVGIFKKIQHALGLLDERHAVLELAKGKLTTDPSRHSGEGIFFSSRMFDDFAILSGEVIFSHHFGKKEDWIFQAKQDGAGTFVTMKLNNHTSRTTKKVFDRFSTGEDYGFTKTVVPVELAQYGDNNLVSRSQAKRLLARVDKFKVVVFDFEGVRSIGQAFADEIFRVFPLAHPNIALQHLNANKEVMKMILRAMHHDA, from the coding sequence GTGTCGAAAATCCGCGGCCGCGGGGAAGCGGTAAGAAACTTCATCCTTGCCAACGTAAAGGAGCATCCAAGTGACATCGTAAAGATTGCGATGGCAAAGTTTGAATGCTCTCGCCAAGCTATCCATAAGCACATTCAGCATTTAATTGAGGAGGGTGCAGTTACGGAAACTGGAACCACTCGTAACAAGCGCTATGCACTTGCGCCACTTGTAGAATGTGACTTGAGCTTCGAAATAGACACACAGCTAGCTGAGGATATCGTCTGGGATAGGGAAGTCGCTCCCAAGCTTGGGCCTATGGCTGAAAATGTGAAATCAATCTGGTATTACGGCTTCACCGAGATTTTTAACAACGCCATCGACCATTCCAGCGGCACACATATTAGTGTGCATATCTCAAAGACCGCTGCCGAAACAGAGATCGCGATTCTCGATAATGGAGTTGGAATCTTTAAAAAGATTCAGCACGCTCTAGGGCTTCTCGACGAACGACATGCAGTTCTTGAGCTTGCCAAGGGAAAGCTGACAACAGATCCATCGCGCCACTCGGGAGAAGGAATCTTTTTTAGCTCTAGAATGTTTGATGATTTTGCAATTCTATCAGGAGAAGTCATCTTCTCGCATCACTTTGGAAAGAAGGAAGACTGGATCTTTCAGGCAAAGCAAGACGGCGCAGGAACATTCGTAACCATGAAACTGAATAACCACACGTCGCGAACTACCAAGAAAGTGTTTGACCGTTTTTCCACTGGCGAAGACTACGGATTTACAAAGACAGTTGTTCCAGTGGAGTTGGCTCAGTACGGTGATAACAATCTCGTCTCAAGATCTCAAGCCAAAAGATTGCTTGCTCGAGTTGATAAGTTTAAAGTCGTGGTATTTGATTTTGAAGGGGTTAGGTCTATCGGTCAAGCATTCGCTGACGAGATCTTCCGAGTTTTTCCCCTTGCCCATCCCAATATTGCCTTGCAACATCTTAATGCCAATAAAGAAGTGATGAAGATGATTCTACGTGCAATGCATCATGATGCATAG
- a CDS encoding PIN domain-containing protein: MTMIFALDTNVWIKERLLRTASGVAFLYAVRQVGGKLLLPETTYREILAGVERAGTDAVRNIERSMGIVQQLTGSRPGISFPSEDSFRQSAEARLSEISDLVLRVEVLEKHLRNALDRVLDHRPPARTSEQFRDCILWECILDVNQNCLLITDDGDFQDRQAKRPILAPELAEEGGGRVRLFSTISDVLRSIQSQLPHVDDEEIAQALTEAVVPEMESITSDQGWQACHRIGSSVELYATERPNATAAVFTLEFKVLGGEDLQGRSVDEGVARVSGECMLSGDLNISELALNTIRLYTAEGDRMKGGAVFLKGCTFTTGTPTIPFSIRAPVPRRPV, from the coding sequence ATGACCATGATCTTTGCACTAGACACGAACGTTTGGATCAAGGAGCGGCTCTTAAGAACTGCTTCAGGAGTTGCCTTTCTATATGCAGTTCGACAAGTTGGCGGAAAACTCCTGCTTCCTGAAACTACATATAGAGAGATTCTGGCTGGTGTGGAACGGGCAGGTACTGATGCAGTGAGAAATATTGAGCGAAGCATGGGAATAGTCCAGCAACTTACTGGGAGTCGGCCAGGCATTTCTTTCCCTTCTGAGGATTCCTTTCGACAATCTGCCGAGGCCAGGCTGAGTGAAATCAGCGATTTAGTCCTTCGAGTCGAGGTCCTTGAGAAGCATCTGAGGAATGCACTAGATCGAGTTCTTGATCATCGCCCTCCAGCAAGGACGTCTGAGCAGTTTAGAGACTGCATTCTATGGGAGTGCATCTTGGATGTAAATCAGAATTGTCTGCTTATCACAGATGATGGAGACTTTCAAGACAGGCAGGCTAAGCGCCCAATTCTTGCACCCGAACTGGCAGAGGAAGGTGGTGGAAGAGTTCGGCTGTTTTCAACTATCTCAGACGTTCTTAGGTCGATTCAATCGCAGCTTCCTCACGTCGATGATGAGGAGATTGCTCAAGCCCTTACCGAAGCTGTTGTGCCTGAAATGGAATCGATTACTTCTGATCAAGGATGGCAAGCATGTCATCGAATTGGCTCATCCGTGGAGCTTTATGCAACGGAGCGTCCAAATGCCACTGCAGCCGTCTTCACTCTGGAGTTTAAGGTTCTTGGTGGAGAGGACCTGCAAGGGAGGAGTGTTGATGAAGGTGTGGCCAGAGTATCGGGCGAGTGTATGTTGTCAGGGGATCTGAATATTAGTGAGTTGGCTCTGAATACAATTCGACTCTACACTGCGGAAGGTGACCGCATGAAGGGTGGAGCAGTTTTCCTTAAAGGCTGCACATTTACTACTGGCACTCCGACGATACCATTTAGCATAAGAGCGCCTGTGCCGCGCAGGCCCGTCTAA
- a CDS encoding PD-(D/E)XK nuclease family protein: protein MDSLYMSEAMSFFSFLQQAAIEKCHSAALAWLFSDSNQYISESDKLQIISSWTQVNVRGQLRASVAECNGIDILLEYDDAVIAIENKIKISEHSDQLSKYSTMLTEMFPDRKIMKLFLSLLGEAPSRQDWMMLEYDSVLSSLKRVQTKSEIILDYIENLDKLVTIKNEFLSDHTMFPKVFSDGSSSKLAKQKSVGQSKSALYIAQNGLETILQKAFFQRIAESLNFECAHCLITETRGIALIDIKNPCKIPKLTIESEIIDLGIQVQGATIKAQFESGYDESGRRKQQSATARMALDGSIPRLFELLQLKHFGWRLNPPRTTTSAYYSFSKKIEFPPGSQGFADCTFKDALIAVRESTEECIKLFRQVEEHLTSTST, encoded by the coding sequence GTGGACAGTCTTTACATGTCTGAAGCAATGAGTTTTTTTTCGTTTCTCCAGCAAGCCGCAATTGAGAAGTGTCACTCAGCTGCATTGGCTTGGCTCTTTTCCGATTCAAATCAGTACATCTCAGAGAGTGACAAACTGCAGATCATTTCTAGCTGGACCCAAGTTAATGTTAGAGGGCAACTGCGCGCAAGTGTTGCCGAATGCAATGGCATTGACATCTTACTTGAATATGATGATGCGGTTATTGCAATCGAAAACAAGATAAAAATTTCGGAGCATAGCGATCAGCTGAGCAAGTATTCAACTATGTTGACAGAAATGTTTCCTGATCGTAAGATCATGAAACTATTCCTGAGTCTATTAGGCGAAGCGCCTTCAAGACAGGATTGGATGATGCTTGAATACGACAGTGTCCTCAGTTCCTTGAAGCGAGTTCAAACCAAGAGTGAGATTATTCTGGACTACATTGAAAATCTAGACAAGCTAGTAACTATAAAAAACGAGTTTCTCTCTGATCACACAATGTTTCCGAAAGTCTTCTCTGATGGGAGTTCATCAAAGTTAGCAAAGCAAAAATCTGTCGGACAGTCTAAATCAGCATTATATATTGCGCAAAATGGGCTGGAAACGATCCTGCAAAAGGCCTTCTTCCAGCGTATTGCCGAAAGCCTGAATTTCGAATGCGCTCACTGCCTTATAACTGAAACGAGAGGTATTGCACTTATTGATATCAAGAATCCTTGTAAAATCCCGAAGCTAACCATCGAGAGCGAAATCATTGACTTGGGAATTCAAGTTCAAGGCGCCACAATAAAGGCACAATTCGAAAGTGGATATGATGAATCAGGACGTCGCAAGCAGCAGTCCGCTACAGCACGAATGGCGCTTGATGGCAGCATTCCACGTCTCTTTGAGCTGCTTCAGTTAAAGCACTTTGGCTGGCGACTGAATCCGCCACGAACTACAACCTCTGCCTACTATTCATTTTCAAAAAAGATCGAATTTCCTCCTGGCAGTCAGGGTTTCGCCGACTGTACGTTTAAAGATGCATTAATCGCCGTCAGAGAGTCTACTGAAGAATGTATCAAGCTATTTAGGCAGGTTGAAGAGCACCTAACATCAACTTCAACCTGA
- a CDS encoding nucleotidyltransferase domain-containing protein, which yields MRTQLSTACLMSNTRKSVPLNTARQLWAQCGGFCQNPNCNKPLFIAVADESVSIANVAHIIGHGTSGPRSDHELAGYIDKEGITNLIMLCLECHKVVDELEKVFSVEEMQSWKSTHAGKIRSLFSIPTIRDEKALLAEVNDLLEENAALFRECGPYSANVLGGLGGDGVKIWKKRCLDTILPNNQRIIALIESNKQNFTYPWDVYRKMLEYKIHADAFQDNCLTDQKVNDYKLFPRSFDHFVKTRLGIESKAPEVVAQEELEFRYNTVKTYIERFLSDHSAIATLQELNRGTMLVELRDGRTLKVFVTNTYYFTDYTLDRVLEVDPAVDVIICSSPAGKYSDSAKHQCVDRGIGLFMLGEFMGAINHKGDQYLNFLLRADRESRLLGIKRIVQESVPPHRVRVFVFGSFIRRKSYRDIDILVVYEEPIDAAKLRLFESSVEQKTRKRYGEPHIGVASEREFAALRLKHDNLTQAYP from the coding sequence TTGCGAACACAGCTTTCTACTGCCTGCTTAATGTCCAATACCAGAAAATCAGTCCCACTCAACACCGCGCGCCAACTTTGGGCGCAGTGTGGCGGGTTCTGCCAGAACCCAAACTGCAATAAGCCCCTCTTTATCGCCGTTGCAGATGAATCCGTCAGCATCGCAAACGTCGCCCACATAATTGGACACGGCACTTCCGGCCCTCGAAGCGACCACGAACTCGCGGGTTACATCGACAAAGAAGGGATAACCAACCTCATAATGCTTTGCCTTGAATGTCACAAGGTAGTCGACGAACTTGAGAAGGTCTTCTCCGTGGAGGAAATGCAAAGCTGGAAATCTACTCATGCTGGAAAGATCAGATCTCTCTTCTCTATTCCAACTATCCGAGATGAAAAGGCTCTTCTTGCGGAGGTAAATGACCTGCTTGAAGAGAACGCAGCACTCTTTCGCGAATGCGGCCCTTACTCTGCCAATGTCTTGGGCGGCCTCGGCGGCGATGGAGTCAAGATTTGGAAGAAGCGTTGCCTGGATACTATTCTGCCAAACAACCAAAGAATCATTGCCCTCATCGAGAGTAACAAGCAGAACTTCACGTACCCATGGGATGTTTACCGGAAGATGCTTGAGTACAAGATCCATGCCGATGCATTTCAAGACAACTGCCTGACCGATCAGAAAGTCAATGACTACAAGCTATTTCCTAGAAGCTTTGATCACTTTGTCAAGACTCGACTTGGCATTGAGTCGAAGGCGCCCGAGGTAGTTGCACAAGAGGAACTTGAGTTCCGCTACAACACAGTCAAGACATACATCGAGAGATTTCTTTCCGACCACAGTGCAATCGCAACTCTGCAAGAGTTGAATCGCGGCACAATGCTTGTTGAACTCCGCGACGGCAGAACACTCAAGGTATTTGTAACGAATACATACTACTTTACAGACTACACCCTAGATCGAGTCCTGGAAGTTGATCCTGCTGTTGATGTGATCATTTGCTCCAGTCCTGCTGGGAAATACTCCGACTCAGCAAAGCATCAGTGCGTCGATCGCGGCATTGGCCTCTTCATGCTCGGCGAGTTTATGGGTGCCATTAATCACAAGGGCGATCAGTATTTGAACTTTCTGCTCAGAGCCGACCGCGAGTCTCGGCTATTGGGAATCAAGCGGATAGTGCAAGAGTCAGTTCCTCCACACCGAGTCCGAGTGTTCGTCTTTGGCTCATTCATTAGGAGAAAATCGTATCGAGATATCGACATTCTAGTCGTATACGAAGAGCCCATCGATGCCGCAAAGCTTAGGCTATTTGAGTCATCAGTCGAGCAGAAGACTCGCAAAAGGTACGGCGAGCCGCACATAGGCGTTGCCTCCGAACGCGAGTTCGCAGCGTTGAGGCTGAAACATGACAACCTTACGCAGGCCTATCCATAG
- the dcd gene encoding dCTP deaminase, which yields MLKCDRWINEQAAAGMLEPFQATLVRHLDAENRTAPVLSYGCSSYGYDLRLSPKEFLIFRHVPGTVMNPKRFNPANLEPAPLHHDDDGDYFILPAHSYGLGVALELLRVPANITVICLGKSTYARLGIIVNTTPAEASWEGHLTLEFSNSSGADCRIYASEGICQLLFFEGEPCQTTYSDRAGKYQHQPERVTLAKV from the coding sequence ATGCTCAAGTGCGACCGCTGGATCAACGAACAGGCCGCGGCGGGCATGCTCGAGCCGTTCCAGGCCACGCTGGTGCGCCATCTCGATGCCGAGAACCGCACGGCGCCGGTGCTGAGCTACGGCTGCTCCTCCTACGGCTACGACCTGCGGCTGTCACCGAAGGAGTTCCTGATCTTCCGGCACGTGCCGGGCACGGTGATGAACCCGAAGCGGTTCAACCCGGCCAACCTGGAGCCGGCGCCGCTGCACCACGACGACGACGGTGACTACTTCATCCTGCCCGCCCATTCCTACGGGCTGGGGGTGGCCCTGGAGCTGCTGCGGGTGCCAGCCAACATCACCGTGATCTGCCTGGGCAAGAGCACCTATGCCCGCCTCGGCATCATCGTGAACACCACCCCCGCTGAAGCCAGCTGGGAGGGCCACCTCACCCTGGAATTCAGCAACTCCTCCGGCGCCGATTGCCGCATCTACGCCAGCGAAGGCATCTGCCAGCTGCTGTTCTTCGAAGGCGAACCCTGCCAGACCACCTACAGCGACCGCGCCGGGAAGTACCAGCACCAGCCGGAGCGGGTGACGTTGGCGAAGGTTTGA
- a CDS encoding cob(I)yrinic acid a,c-diamide adenosyltransferase, with protein sequence MTASLLNPSTPSGGVPSGAGPAGGPRSHGPGRPHGAAAAAPVAPVAPTAPRPLALVPPAQTEGQLQVHTAPFRGSFSGVFSQALRSAGLGSRVLISQFLKGGVDQGLERSLWLCGRLQWLRPAMPACLTEPAAAEPEGSGAQEQEAVLEVWGYTRCQLLDGAVDLMVLDELGLAIALGYLPAAEVEATLEQRPAHLDVILTGPSMPPALLAMADQVTQLRRNC encoded by the coding sequence ATGACGGCCAGCCTGCTCAACCCCTCCACGCCCAGCGGTGGTGTGCCTTCTGGTGCTGGCCCTGCCGGTGGCCCCCGCTCCCACGGCCCGGGCCGCCCCCATGGCGCGGCAGCGGCTGCGCCCGTGGCCCCTGTGGCACCCACGGCACCGCGTCCGCTGGCCCTGGTGCCCCCGGCCCAGACCGAAGGCCAGCTGCAGGTGCACACGGCGCCGTTTCGCGGCAGTTTCTCCGGCGTGTTCAGCCAGGCGTTGCGCAGCGCGGGGCTGGGCAGCCGGGTGCTGATCAGCCAGTTCCTCAAGGGCGGCGTGGACCAGGGGCTGGAGCGCAGCCTGTGGCTGTGCGGCCGGCTGCAGTGGCTGCGGCCCGCCATGCCCGCCTGCCTGACCGAACCGGCCGCCGCGGAGCCCGAGGGGTCCGGTGCCCAGGAGCAAGAGGCGGTGCTGGAGGTCTGGGGCTACACGCGGTGCCAGCTGCTCGACGGGGCGGTGGATCTGATGGTGCTCGACGAGCTGGGGCTGGCGATCGCGCTGGGCTACCTGCCGGCGGCGGAGGTGGAGGCCACGTTGGAGCAACGGCCCGCTCATCTCGATGTGATCCTCACGGGGCCATCGATGCCGCCCGCGCTGCTGGCGATGGCCGACCAGGTGACCCAGCTCCGCCGCAACTGCTGA